The proteins below come from a single Hemitrygon akajei chromosome 2, sHemAka1.3, whole genome shotgun sequence genomic window:
- the LOC140738106 gene encoding zinc-binding protein A33-like yields MASKGQVESLTEEAICPICLDFFTDPVILECGHNFCRSCITRCWEREERNSCPECREEFADRSLRVNRALANLSEKARKLNLNPKEEENKLHCEKHGEELKLFCETDETLICLICATAREHKSHNFMPVTEAVEIYKGRVKSSLDSLTEKKSDFEEMEQQQKEKISGVREQSHSLQSQITSHFAELRRVLTEKEQRALRDLREEEERILNPMEKNLREIQENLNSIQEEISKLQERMDKQENITFLTEEAHRKRRISDEDRTLSVTDGALLVEKFYHPYLFDTALGEHLDSIKRVSVTLDVETAHPLLEVSEDRKSVRRTGTRRNLPDTGKRFTVWECVLGSEGFTSGRHYWEVEVEVTGNRRWGLGVAAESVKRKGEVGLSPETGFWIIARIDDTMWVFTSPDSRLPAGPIPGRVGVYLSYESGTVSFYNAETKSHLHTFTGNKFTEKLYPFFGPWNKNEWLRICSGSAPGL; encoded by the exons atggcttcgaaaggacaggtcgagagtttaaccgaggaggcaatttgtcccatctgcctggatttcttcaccgacccggttatactggagtgtggacacaacttctgccgctcctgtatcacacggtgttgggaaagggaggagagaaactcctgcccggaatgtagagaggagtttgcgGACCGCAGCCTCAGGGTTAATCGGGCCTTGGCAAATCTGTCTGAGAAAGCTCGaaaactaaacctgaatccgaaagaggAGGAAAATAAACTTCACTGCGAGAAACAtggggaagaactgaagctgttttgtgagacGGACGAGACACTGATCTGCCTGATCTGTGCGACTGCGCGGGAACACAAGTCTCACAACTTCATGCCGGTTACCGAAGCCGttgaaatctacaag GGTCGGgttaaatcttccttagactctctcactgaaaagaaatcagacttcgaGGAAATGGAGcaacaacagaaagagaagatttctggagttcgg gaacagtcacacagtcttCAGTCACAGATCACATCCcattttgctgaactgcgccgggttctcactgagaaagagcagcgtgcactccgagatctcagggaagaagaggagaggattctgaatccaatggagaaaaatcttcgagagattcaagagaatttaaattccatccaggaggaaatctcaaagttacaGGAACGGATGGATAAACAAGAAAATATCACATTCCTCACG gaggaagctcatcggAAGAGGAG gattagtgATGAAGACAGgacattgtcagtgacagatggtgccctgttggttgaaAAATTCTATCACCCCTATTTGTTCGACACGGCATTGGGAGAACACCTGGACAGCATTAAGCGAG tctctgtcaccctggatgtggaaacggcgcatccgctgctcgaggtgtctgaggatcggaagagtgtgagacgaaccgggacccggaggaatctccctgacaccgggaagaggttCACAGTCTGGGAATGTgtactgggatcggagggattcacatcggggagacattactgggaggtggaggtggaggtgacggggaatcggcggtggggtctgggagtcgccgcagagtctgtgaagaggaagggagaggtcggtctgagtccggagaccggattctggatcatcgCGCGGATTGATGACACGATGTGGGTTTTCACCTCCCCTGattcccgtctccctgccggtcccatccccgggagggtgggagtttatctcagttacgagtccgggacagtttcattttacaacgcggagaccaagtcccatctccacaccttcactgggaataaattcacggagaaactttatcctttcttcgggCCTTGGAATAAAAacgagtggctgagaatctgctccggttccgctccgggtctgtaa